AGGACACCGCCACCGACGACAGGTTGACGACGCATCCGCCGCCGCGTCTGGCGAGGTGCGGCGTGGCGGCCTGCAGGCTCCAGAACGTGCCCTTCAGGCCGACGTCGATCATGCGGTCGATCACGTCCTCGGCCATGTCCACCAGCGGGCTGTAGCTGAAGTACACCGCGTTGTTGACGACGATGTCGATCCCGCCGACGGCGGCCGCGAAGTCGTCGACCGCGTCCTTCACCTGCTGGCGCCGGGAGACATCGCACACATAGGTGTGGGCGCCGGACGCCGGCAGGGCCGCGCTGGTCTGGCGCAGCAGCTCGGCGTTGTTGTCCAGCAGCGCCACCGTGCATCCCTCGGCCGCGAATGCGTCGGCGATGGCACGGCCGATGCCGCCGCCCGCGCCGGTGACCACGGCGGTCTTGCCCGCGAGTTGTCCCATGGTGCTGTCTCCGTTCCTGCTTTTCGATGACTTGCGCCGCGCTACTTCAGCGCGGAGTAGTCGGTCGGCACGAGGATCTGGTTCTCGATGCTCTTGACGATCGACTGCGTGGCCTCGGATGCGGCCCGCACTTTGATCCACTCCTGGTCGGCCTGGAAGGCGTTCCATTTCTGCTCACGCTCGGCCAGGCTCTCCCACTGCAGCAGGTAGGTCAGCGAGTGGTTGGTCGGGCCGATCAGCGTGGTCCAGAAACCCAGTTGGCGTATGCCGTGCTTCTGCCAGAAGCCCAGCGTGTGGTTGCGAAAACGCTCGTGCAGCGCGGGCAGGCGGCCGGGCACGCAGTGGTAGATGCGCAGTTCATGAATCATGGTCGGGTTCTTCTTTGACGGGTGATGGACGGAAAACGGCGTCGTTCAGCGGGCGGCGGCATACACCGCTTGCTCCACTTCTTCCTCCCAGCGGGTCTCGCCGATGGAGGTGGCGATGTGCGACATGAAGCTGTCGGTGGCGGCGCCGTGCCAGTGGCGCTCGTCGGCCGGTATCCACACCACGTCGCCCTGGCGGATCTCCAGCGGCGTCTCGCCGTCGAGGCAGACGAAGCCACGGCCGCTGGTCACCGTGAGCACCTGCCCCACCTCGTGGGTGTGCCAGTAGGTGCGTGAGCCGGGCGTGAAGAACACGTGGCCGATCATCACGCCGTCCTGCTTGGGCATGATGGGATCGGCGTAGACGATGCCGCTGAAGGTGGCCGAGCGCTGCTCGGAAACGGCGCCTTCGGAGCGCCCGCGGAAGACTTTCATGTCGCTTCTCCTGGTGGTGGGGTATGCAGCCGCACATGGCCGGAAACATCGCCGATGGCATCGACCACCCGGTTGCTGATCAACTCCCCGTAGCCCAGCGCCGTGGCCAGGCCGAAGCTGGCCATGGGGCCGGATGCGTTGAGCGAGCTGACGCCCAGCGAATGCAGCAGGTCGACATACAGCACCACGTCCTTGGTCATCAGCCGGCTGCTGAGGCCGCCTTCGAGGTAGTCGCCCCGCACGATGGACGGAAAGCGGTTCTGCGTGGCGAAGTTCACGCCGCTGCTGCTGTTGAGGATCTCCAGCAACTGGCCCAGGTCGAGCCCGGCCTTCTTGCCCGCGACCATCACCTCGGCAGTCGCCGACAGGGCGATCGCGTTGAGGAAGTTGTTGAGCAGCTTGGTGGTGTGGCCGGCGCCGCTGTCGCCCATGCGCAAGGCCTTGGTGGCGATGGGTGCCAGTGCCCAGCGGATCGCCTCGATGGCGTCGTGCTCGCCGCCCATCATCAAGGTGAGCCGGCCCTTCTCCGCCGCGGCCGCGCCACCGGAAATGCCCGCATCGATATAGAACGCGCCGGCTTTCCTGAACCGCTGTGCCAGGCGCTGGGTGGAACTGGTCGCGGCCGTGCTCAGGTCGATGACCGTCTGGCCGGCACGCACGCCAGCCAGCACGCCCTGGTCGCCCTCCACCACCGCCTCGACGACCCTGCTGTCGGGCAGCGACAGCATCACCACGTCGGCATGCGCCATCACCTGCGCGATGTCGCTCGCCGGCGCCGCACCCGCCGCCTCCGCACGGCCCGGCGCGGCGTCGAAGCCCAGCACCGAAATGCCGGCATCGACCAGCCGCCGCGTCATGCGCCCGCCCATGTTGCCCAGGCCGATGAAGCCTACCTTCTGCTGATTCACGCGTCTGTCTCCCAATGTGGCGGCGCGCTCAGGCCTGCGGCGCCTGCGCGGCGTCCCAGGCCTTGATGGCGTCGGAGGCCACGCGGAAGGCGGCGAGTCCGAGGGGTGCGCCGCAATAGATGGCGGCCTGCATCAGCACCGCACGAATCTCCTCGCGCGTCACCCCGTTGGTCAGGGCGCCCTTCACGTGGACCGACAGTTCGTGGTGCTGGCTCAAGGCCGTCAGCATGGCCAGATTGAGCATGCTGCGCGTTTTCAGCGAGAGCGTCGGATCGCCCCAGATCTCGCCCCAGCAGTATTCGGTGACAAGCTTCTGCATGGGTCGATTGAAGTCATCGGCCGCGTCCCACGACTTCTGCACATGCGCTGCGCCCAACACTTTTTGGCGGTTGGCGAATCCCACGTCGAACATGCTTTTTTCGTCCATCAAGGCGCTCCTTCCAGGGTGATTCGATCGGTCCGTCGCAGACCCGGGACAGGGCCTCGACCTGCGCGGAGCGCCGGGGCATCCGAGCGTGACGCAGCCGCAGATTATCATCAGACAATCAGTCAGTCCTACGCATTTTCCCTATCGTCCATGCCCGCTGGTGGTGCATGCCCGGGCCTGCACGCCTACCGTCTCCCCGGCCGGTATCCGACAGGCATTCGCCCTGGGGCATACCACCATGGACAAGCTGCGGAGGCTGTCTTCGCCGCCCCACCGAAAGCGCGAATGTCGGCCGTCATCAACCCCCGCCCCACCGTCATCCGTTGCGACCTCGAATACGAAGTCGCCACGCCGTCCCACTTCATCTTCAATATCCAGTGCGCCTACAGCGCCGACCAGTACGTCGCCTTCGAGGCGCTGACGGTCGATCCGCTGATCACGCTGCAGACCAGCTGGGACCCGGTCACCGGCAACCGCATCTTTCGATGCAACGCGAGCCCCGGCACGCTGCGCATCCGCTACGACGCGACGGTGCAGATCAGCCGCAACACCGACGGCGGCAACGACTACGAGTCCGAGGTGGCCGACGTGCCCGACCTGGTGCTGCCCTACCTCATGCCCAGCCGCTTCTGCCCCTCGGACACCATGAGCCAGGAGGCCCAGCGCCTGTTCGGCCAGGTGCCGCGCGGCCGCCACCGGGTCGACACCATCTGCCAGTGGATCCGCGACAACATCGCCTACCGCATCGGCACCAGCAACCCGACCACCACCGCGCTCGACGCCTACGAGCAGCAGGCCGGCGTCTGCCGCGACTTCGCCCACCTCACCATCACCTTCTGCCGCGCGCTCAACATCCCGGCACGGCTGGTCGGCGGTTATTGCCATTTCGCGGAGCCGCCGCAGGACTTCCACGCGGTGGTCGAGGTGTGGCTGGGCGGGCGCTGGGTGATGTTCGATCCGACCCTGCTGGCGCTGCCCGAGAACATCGTGCGGGTGGCCACCGGCCTGGACGCCAAGAACACCGCGTTTTCCACCATGTACGGCACCATGCTGATGTCGCACATGCACATCCAGGTCAATCACGACGGCGAACCCGCGCTGGACAACCCGGATCCGATCCAGGCCACCGTGCGCCGCGCCGGCACCTAGGGCATCAGCCCGCCGCCGCCCGCAGGTGCTCCACCAGCAGTTGCGCCGCACGCGGCAGCGCCTCCAGGCTGCGCACGCCAATCAAGAAATCGCGCTGCGCCGACGCATCCGTCAGCGCCACCAGCGCCAGGGGCGTGGTCAGCGCATTGCGCTCGGCCACCACCTGCGGCAACACCGCCACGCCCATGCCCGCGCTCACCATGAGGCAGAGCGCGTCGAAGCTCGTCACCTGCATGCGCAGTCGCCATGAGCGTTGCGCGGCGCGGGTGAAGCCGGCCAGCTGGGTGTTGATGGCGCTGCCGGTGTGCAGGCCGACGAAGTCGTAGGCCAGGGTGTCGGCCAGCGCGATTTGACGATGCCGCGCCAGCGCGTGGCCGGGCGCGGTCACCAGCACCAGCCGGTCGCTGGCGTAGGCGAAGGTCTGCAGCGGCGGGCCGGGCTGCACCGGCAGGTAGATGCCGATGTCGGTCGCGTTCTCGGCCACGGCCTTGGGGATCTGCGAGCTGGTCTTCTCGTCGATCTGCAGCTGCACCTCCGGATGCGCTGCCAGAAAGCCCTGCAGGTGGCCGGGCAGGAACTGGGTCAGCGCCGACATGCTGGCGGTCAGTCGTACCAGGCCGCGCACACCGGAGGCGTAGTCCTGCATCTGCACCGACACCTGGTCGAGCTCGTGCAGCGCGCTGCGCGCCAATGCCAGCAGCGCTCGACCGGCGGCCGTGGGCTCCACGCCCTTGTTGGTGCGGGTGAGCACCGGCGTATGGAGCGCGCCCTCGATCTCGCTCAAACGCTTGCTCACGGCCGCCGCCGACAGGTGCTCGCGCTCGGCCGCCGCCGCGATGGTGCCGAGTTCGGCCACGCGCACGAACAGGCGCAGCGAGGTCGGGTCCAGGTGGGCGCTCATGGCCTGCGGCCCTCGGTCGGGGTTATGGCGGCATGACCAAGCATTGCTATACCCGGCCGGGTGCAGTGGCCAGAATTTCCGCCACCCCATAGCCCCACCCATCGTCCAGCAGAGGAGACCCCATGGAGATGTCCACCCCCGCCCGCATCAAGGTGTTCTGGCAGCCCGGCTGCTCGTCGTGCCTGCGCACCAAGGAATTCCTGACCCAGCAGGGCATCGACTTCGAATCGATCGATGTCCACAACGATCCCGACGGCGCCGCGCAATTGCGGGCGCTGGGCGCGCGCAGCGTGCCGGTGGTGGCGCTGGGCGGCAAGTACACGCTCTGCCAGTCCTTCGGCGACGTGGTGAAGTTTCTCGACCTGAAGACCAAGCTGATGGACCCGCTGCCGCCGGACCAGCTCGTCGCCAAGCTCGAACTGGTGCTGACCGCCGCCGCCCGCTACACCCTGCAGTTCCCCGAAGCCGCCCTGCGCGAGACCTTCCGCGACCGCAACCGCACGCCCGCCGGCACCGCCTTCCACGTGTTCCGCGTGGCCGAGATGGGCCTGCAGGCCGCCCAGCAGATCGAATTGCAGTTCGAGGGCTTCAACGACGTGCCGCCCGACGACTGGAGCGCCCAGGACATCGCCGACTGGGGCCTGCAGGTGCGCGACCGCCTGCTGGCCTGGTGGGCGCAGGAAACCGATCGCTCGGCCAGCTACACCGTGCCCACCTACTACGGCCGCCGCACCCTGCACGACGTGCTGGAGCGCACCGCCTGGCACGCGGCGCAGCACACCCGGCAGCTGATCCTGATGCTGGAGAGCCACGGCGTGCTGGCCGACCGGCCGCTGAGCTCGGAAGACCTGGCGGGCCTGCCGGTGCCCGACAAGGTCTGGGACCGCTAGACCGGTCCCCGCCCGGAACCCGCCCCTCGCCAGAACAAGGAAAAGAGACAAACCATGAACCCCGCCCTCGCCTCCCGTCGATCCGCCCTGGCCGCCATGGCCTGCGGCCTGCTGCCCTTCGCCGCGCCCACGGCCCATGCCCAGGGCAACGGGCCGCAGGGCTATCCCAACAAGCCGGTGCGCATCGTGGTGCCCTTCGCGCCCGGTGGTGGTGGCGACGCGGTGGTACGCAACATCGTCGAGAAGCTCGGCGAGCGGCTGGGCCAGCAGGTCATCATCGACAACAAGCCCGGCGCTTCCGGCTACATCGGCGCGCAGCTCGTGACCTCGGCGATTCCCGACGGCTACACCCTGCTGATGGGCTTCGACGGCTCGCTGGTGGTGGCGCCCAACATGATCAAGGCGCCCTTCGACGCCTCGACCGACTTCGCGCCCGTCACCAAGCTCAACGACGCCTCGCTGATCATCGCGGTCAATCCCGCGCTCGGCGTGCGCAACCTCAAGGAGCTGATCGAAGTCTCCAAGACGCGGCCCGGCGGCGTGCAGTTCGGCTCCTCGGGCGCCGGCACCACCACCCACCTGGCCGGCGAGCTGCTCGCCATCCGCTCCGGCATGAAGGTCACCCACGTGCCCTACAAGGGTGGCGGCCAGGCGGTGACCGACGTGGTCAGCGGTCAGCTGCCGATGATCATCACCGTCATTCCGACCATCGCCGGCTTCATCCAGGACCAGCGCCTGGTGCCGATCGCGGTCACCGGCCCGCGTCGCTCCAGCTCGCTGCCGGACGTGCCGACGGTGAGCGAATCCGGCGTGCGCGACTTCGACGTCACCTCCTGGTACGGCATCCTGGCGCCGGCCAAGACGCCGGCGGCCATCACCCACTACCTGCAGAAGGAGATCGCCGCGGTGCTGGCCCTGCCCGAAGTGCGGGAGCGTTATGCCAAGGGCGGGTTCGAGCCGGTAGGCAACACGCCCGAGCAGTTCGCGGTGCAGATCAAGGACGATCTCGCCCGCTGGGGCAAGGTGGTCAAGGACGCCAGCATCCGCGTCGACTGAGCGCAGCGCGGGCATCGACGCGGCCTTCAGAACGCCTCGGTCGCCAGGGCCCCGACCGCGTCGGCCCCTTCCACGATCGCTTCGCGCAACCCGGCGGTGCGCGGCAGCAGATGCGCTGCGTAGAAAACTGCCGTGGCCACCTTGGCCTGCAGGAAGGCGTTGTCGCCTTGCCCCGCCGCGATCGACGCTTCGGCCGCCAGCAGGGCGCGCGCCATCTGCCATCCGCAGACCAGGTTGCCGGCCAGCATCAGGTAGGGCACCGAGCCGCCATAGGCCGCCGCGATGTCCTCGCGCGACTTCTCCAGCATGAAGTCGACCACCTCCTCGAACGCCCAACGCGCCGCCGACAGCCGGCCGAGCACCGCCAGCGCCGCGCCCGAGCCGCTGGCCTTGAGCGCGGCCTCGGTTTCCGCGATGCCGGCGGCCACCGCCCGCGCCGCCGCCCCGCCGTCACGCACCGTCTTGCGGCCGACCAGGTCGTTGGCCTGGATCGCGGTGGTGCCCTCGTAGATGGTCAGGATGCGCGCGTCGCGGTAATGCTGCGCGATGCCGGTTTCCTCGATGAAGCCCATGCCGCCGAACACCTGCAGCGACAGCGACGTCGCCTCCAGGCTCATCTCGGTGGAAAAGCCCTTGACCAGCGGCACCAGATATTGGTGCAGCGCCCGTTGGCGTGTCCGCTCGGCCGCATCGGGATGCGCAATCGCCCGGTCGTGCGCGGCGGCGGCCACGCAGGCCATGGCGCGCGCGCCCTCCACCAGCGCCCGCACCGTCATCAGCAGCCGGCGCACGTCGGGGTGCTCGACGATCGCGACCGGCTGCGCGGCCGAGCCGTCCACCGGCCGCCCCTGCACCCGCTCGCGGGCATAGGCCACCGCCTTCTGGTAGGCGCGCCCGGCCACCGCCACGCCCTGGATGCCGACGGCGTAGCGGGCCGAATTCATCATGATGAACATGGTTTCCAGCCCACGGTTGGGCTCTCCCACCAGCCAGCCCCGGGCGCCCGCGCCGTCCATGCCCGGGCCGTCGTTGCCGCCGAACTGCAGTACCGCCGTGGGCGAGGCGCGAATGCCCAGCTTGTGCTCGATCGACTGGCAGCGAACGTCGTTGCGCACGCCCGGCCGACCGTCCGCGTCGGGGATGAACTTGGGCACCAGGAATAGGCTGATGCCCTTCACGCCCTCCGGCGCGCCGGCGATACGCGCCAGCACCAGGTGCACCACGTTGCCGGCCATGTCGTGCTCGCCCCAGGTGATGAAGATCTTGGTGCCGAACAGCCGCCAGCTGCCGTCGCCGGCATCGTCGGCGCGGGTGCGCACCTGCGACAGATCGCTGCCGGCCTGCGGTTCGGTGAGGTTCATGGTGCCGGTCCACTCGCCGCTGACCAGTCGCGGCAGATAGGTGGACTTCAGTTCCTCGCTGCCGGCGATCAGCAGGGCGTCGATGGCGCCGTCGGTGAGCATGGGGCAGAGCGCGAAGCTCAGGTCGGCCGCATGCAGCATCTCGGCGCAGGCGGCGGCGATGGTGCACGGCAGGCCCTGGCCGCCGAAACCCGGCGGATGCGCCAGGCCCTGCCAGCCGCCGTCCACGAACTGGCGATAGGCGGCCGCGAAGCCGGGCGAGGCGGTCACTTCGCCGGCGGCATGGCGTGGCGGATCACGGTCGCCGCTGGCGTTGAGCGGCGCCACCACGTCTTCGGCGAAGCGGGCGCATTGCGTGAGCACCGCGTCGGCCGTGTCGAGGCCGGCGTCCTCGAAGCCGGGCAGCGCGGCGATGGCGTCGAGATCGGCGAGATGGGCGATGTCGAACAGCAGGTCCTGGACCGGGGCGGTGTAGCTCATGGCGGCTGGAGATCGATACGGCAAGTGAAAAAAGGCCGCGACTGCGGCCTGGTGGTCAGACTCCGGAACGGCCTCGTTCAGTCGACACGGATCTTGGAGTCCTTGACGATGGTCGAGTACTTGTCCAGATCCTCGCGCACCTGGCGGCCGAACGCATCCGGGCTGTTACCCGAAGCCTCGATGCCCAGCGCTGCGAGCCGCTCGCGGATCGCGGTCTCATTGACCACCTCCTTGAGCTCGCGCTGCAACCGGTCGACCACCGGCCGCGGCGTCTTGACCGGCGCGAAGATGCCGATCCACGAGTTGATCTCGAAGCCCGGCACCGATTCGGCCACCGTCGGCACGTCGGGCAACGACGGCAGGCGCTTGGCGCTCGACACCGCGATCGCCCGCGCCTGCCCCTTCTGCACGAAGGGATAGGCGCCGGCCACTGCCGTGTAGAGCATCGGCAAGGTGCCGCCGACCAGGTCGGCCAGCGCCTGGCCGCCGCCCTTGTAGGGCACGTGCACGAAGTTCGCGCCGGTGCGCTGCTTGAGCAGCTCGCCGCCCAGATGCGGCGTGCTGCCGGTGCCGGCACTGCCGTACGACACGCCGCCGGCGGTCGCCTTGGAATAGGCGACGAGCTCCGGCAGCGTCTTCACCGGCACCGACGGATGGGTGACGATGATCAGCACCGCGTCGCCGATCTTGCTGACCGGCGCGAAGTCGCGCACCGTATCGAAGGGCACGCTGGCATAGACATGGGGGTTGATCACCATGGTGCCGTCGAAGCCCAGCAGCAGGGTGTAGCCGTCGGGCGGGGCGGCGGCGACCATCTGGGTGCCGATGTTGCCGGAGGCGCCCGGCCGGTTGTCCACCACGACCTGCTGGCCCAGGCGCTGGCCGAGCCGCTCGGCCACCACGCGTGCGCCGGTGTCGGCCACCCCGCCGGGCGAGAAGGGCACGACCAGGCGGATCGGCTTGTTCGGAAATTCCTGCGCCCGGACGACGCCTGGCAGGCCCGCCACGCTGGCCAGGCTCAGCGCGGCGGCCGCCAGCAGGCCACGGCGGGCGGTGGGGAATCGGTTGGCTTTGCGGTTCACGGCTTGTCTCCTCGTTATCGGTTTGGGGGAATGCGGATGACCGTGCCGTCCGGCTATTCGGCGACGATGCCGCCGCGCTGCGCCACCTGCGACCACTTGCCCACCTCCTTCTGCAGGAAGCCCCGGAACTCGTCGGGCGAATTCACCACCACGCGCGCGCCCTGGGTGCGCATCTGCTCGGCCACCGCCGGCTCGCTGGTCACCTTGCGCACGTCGCGCACGATCTGCGTGACGATATCGTCAGGCATGCCGGCCGGGCCGAACAGGCCGTACCAGCTCTCGGAATCCACGCCCTTCACCCCGATCTCGTCGAAGGTCTGCGCGTCCGGAAAGATCGGCATGCGCTTGGCCGCCGCCACGCCCACCACCCGCAGCGCGCCGGACTGCACATGCGGCAGCGCGGTCAGCACGCTGGTCGCGCCCATCGGCAGGTGGCCGCCGATGATGTCGACCATGATCGGCGCGCCGCCCTTGTAGGGCACACCGGTCAGCTTGAGGTTGGCCGCCTGGCGGATCATCTCCACCGTCAGCCGCGTCTGGCCTTCGGAATAGCCGGCCGCGAGGTCGGCCTTGCGGCCGGCCTGGATCACGTCGCCGAGCGTCTTGTAAGGCCCCGCCGCCTGCACCACCAGCACCGTGGGCGAGGCGGCGATCTCGGTGATGGCGGTGAAGTCCTTCACCGTGTCGTAGGGCATGTTCTTCATCAGCACCGGGTTGATCGCATGCGAGCCGACCACCAGCAGCAGGGTGTGGCCGTCGGGCCTGGCCTTGGCCACGTGCGATGACCCGATGACGCCGTTGGCGCCGGTGCGGTTGTCGACCACCACCGACTGGCCCCACAGCTCCGAGAGCCGTTGCGCGACCAGCCGGCCGACGATGTCGGTGCCGCCGCCTGCTGAGTACGGCACGATCAGGGTGACCGGCTTGCTGGGGAACTTGTCGCCCT
The nucleotide sequence above comes from Xylophilus sp. GOD-11R. Encoded proteins:
- a CDS encoding SDR family oxidoreductase: MGQLAGKTAVVTGAGGGIGRAIADAFAAEGCTVALLDNNAELLRQTSAALPASGAHTYVCDVSRRQQVKDAVDDFAAAVGGIDIVVNNAVYFSYSPLVDMAEDVIDRMIDVGLKGTFWSLQAATPHLARRGGGCVVNLSSVAVSFAIRHAAVYSSIKGAIDCLTRQQAVELGPLGIRVNALAPGPVSTPGARSVITDEGWQSRKSRTPLGRLASPEEVGASALFLVSDAAASITGVTLKIDGGITVTGP
- a CDS encoding NIPSNAP family protein, which encodes MIHELRIYHCVPGRLPALHERFRNHTLGFWQKHGIRQLGFWTTLIGPTNHSLTYLLQWESLAEREQKWNAFQADQEWIKVRAASEATQSIVKSIENQILVPTDYSALK
- a CDS encoding cupin domain-containing protein, with amino-acid sequence MKVFRGRSEGAVSEQRSATFSGIVYADPIMPKQDGVMIGHVFFTPGSRTYWHTHEVGQVLTVTSGRGFVCLDGETPLEIRQGDVVWIPADERHWHGAATDSFMSHIATSIGETRWEEEVEQAVYAAAR
- a CDS encoding NAD(P)-dependent oxidoreductase: MGGRMTRRLVDAGISVLGFDAAPGRAEAAGAAPASDIAQVMAHADVVMLSLPDSRVVEAVVEGDQGVLAGVRAGQTVIDLSTAATSSTQRLAQRFRKAGAFYIDAGISGGAAAAEKGRLTLMMGGEHDAIEAIRWALAPIATKALRMGDSGAGHTTKLLNNFLNAIALSATAEVMVAGKKAGLDLGQLLEILNSSSGVNFATQNRFPSIVRGDYLEGGLSSRLMTKDVVLYVDLLHSLGVSSLNASGPMASFGLATALGYGELISNRVVDAIGDVSGHVRLHTPPPGEAT
- a CDS encoding carboxymuconolactone decarboxylase family protein, with amino-acid sequence MDEKSMFDVGFANRQKVLGAAHVQKSWDAADDFNRPMQKLVTEYCWGEIWGDPTLSLKTRSMLNLAMLTALSQHHELSVHVKGALTNGVTREEIRAVLMQAAIYCGAPLGLAAFRVASDAIKAWDAAQAPQA
- a CDS encoding transglutaminase family protein yields the protein MSAVINPRPTVIRCDLEYEVATPSHFIFNIQCAYSADQYVAFEALTVDPLITLQTSWDPVTGNRIFRCNASPGTLRIRYDATVQISRNTDGGNDYESEVADVPDLVLPYLMPSRFCPSDTMSQEAQRLFGQVPRGRHRVDTICQWIRDNIAYRIGTSNPTTTALDAYEQQAGVCRDFAHLTITFCRALNIPARLVGGYCHFAEPPQDFHAVVEVWLGGRWVMFDPTLLALPENIVRVATGLDAKNTAFSTMYGTMLMSHMHIQVNHDGEPALDNPDPIQATVRRAGT
- a CDS encoding LysR family transcriptional regulator, which translates into the protein MSAHLDPTSLRLFVRVAELGTIAAAAEREHLSAAAVSKRLSEIEGALHTPVLTRTNKGVEPTAAGRALLALARSALHELDQVSVQMQDYASGVRGLVRLTASMSALTQFLPGHLQGFLAAHPEVQLQIDEKTSSQIPKAVAENATDIGIYLPVQPGPPLQTFAYASDRLVLVTAPGHALARHRQIALADTLAYDFVGLHTGSAINTQLAGFTRAAQRSWRLRMQVTSFDALCLMVSAGMGVAVLPQVVAERNALTTPLALVALTDASAQRDFLIGVRSLEALPRAAQLLVEHLRAAAG
- a CDS encoding glutaredoxin domain-containing protein, translating into MEMSTPARIKVFWQPGCSSCLRTKEFLTQQGIDFESIDVHNDPDGAAQLRALGARSVPVVALGGKYTLCQSFGDVVKFLDLKTKLMDPLPPDQLVAKLELVLTAAARYTLQFPEAALRETFRDRNRTPAGTAFHVFRVAEMGLQAAQQIELQFEGFNDVPPDDWSAQDIADWGLQVRDRLLAWWAQETDRSASYTVPTYYGRRTLHDVLERTAWHAAQHTRQLILMLESHGVLADRPLSSEDLAGLPVPDKVWDR
- a CDS encoding tripartite tricarboxylate transporter substrate binding protein, producing the protein MNPALASRRSALAAMACGLLPFAAPTAHAQGNGPQGYPNKPVRIVVPFAPGGGGDAVVRNIVEKLGERLGQQVIIDNKPGASGYIGAQLVTSAIPDGYTLLMGFDGSLVVAPNMIKAPFDASTDFAPVTKLNDASLIIAVNPALGVRNLKELIEVSKTRPGGVQFGSSGAGTTTHLAGELLAIRSGMKVTHVPYKGGGQAVTDVVSGQLPMIITVIPTIAGFIQDQRLVPIAVTGPRRSSSLPDVPTVSESGVRDFDVTSWYGILAPAKTPAAITHYLQKEIAAVLALPEVRERYAKGGFEPVGNTPEQFAVQIKDDLARWGKVVKDASIRVD
- a CDS encoding acyl-CoA dehydrogenase, translating into MSYTAPVQDLLFDIAHLADLDAIAALPGFEDAGLDTADAVLTQCARFAEDVVAPLNASGDRDPPRHAAGEVTASPGFAAAYRQFVDGGWQGLAHPPGFGGQGLPCTIAAACAEMLHAADLSFALCPMLTDGAIDALLIAGSEELKSTYLPRLVSGEWTGTMNLTEPQAGSDLSQVRTRADDAGDGSWRLFGTKIFITWGEHDMAGNVVHLVLARIAGAPEGVKGISLFLVPKFIPDADGRPGVRNDVRCQSIEHKLGIRASPTAVLQFGGNDGPGMDGAGARGWLVGEPNRGLETMFIMMNSARYAVGIQGVAVAGRAYQKAVAYARERVQGRPVDGSAAQPVAIVEHPDVRRLLMTVRALVEGARAMACVAAAAHDRAIAHPDAAERTRQRALHQYLVPLVKGFSTEMSLEATSLSLQVFGGMGFIEETGIAQHYRDARILTIYEGTTAIQANDLVGRKTVRDGGAAARAVAAGIAETEAALKASGSGAALAVLGRLSAARWAFEEVVDFMLEKSREDIAAAYGGSVPYLMLAGNLVCGWQMARALLAAEASIAAGQGDNAFLQAKVATAVFYAAHLLPRTAGLREAIVEGADAVGALATEAF
- a CDS encoding tripartite tricarboxylate transporter substrate binding protein → MASVAGLPGVVRAQEFPNKPIRLVVPFSPGGVADTGARVVAERLGQRLGQQVVVDNRPGASGNIGTQMVAAAPPDGYTLLLGFDGTMVINPHVYASVPFDTVRDFAPVSKIGDAVLIIVTHPSVPVKTLPELVAYSKATAGGVSYGSAGTGSTPHLGGELLKQRTGANFVHVPYKGGGQALADLVGGTLPMLYTAVAGAYPFVQKGQARAIAVSSAKRLPSLPDVPTVAESVPGFEINSWIGIFAPVKTPRPVVDRLQRELKEVVNETAIRERLAALGIEASGNSPDAFGRQVREDLDKYSTIVKDSKIRVD
- a CDS encoding tripartite tricarboxylate transporter substrate binding protein, which produces MTTATTTGRARPTRRDAVATLAAFTGLAALGTPAWAQGDKFPSKPVTLIVPYSAGGGTDIVGRLVAQRLSELWGQSVVVDNRTGANGVIGSSHVAKARPDGHTLLLVVGSHAINPVLMKNMPYDTVKDFTAITEIAASPTVLVVQAAGPYKTLGDVIQAGRKADLAAGYSEGQTRLTVEMIRQAANLKLTGVPYKGGAPIMVDIIGGHLPMGATSVLTALPHVQSGALRVVGVAAAKRMPIFPDAQTFDEIGVKGVDSESWYGLFGPAGMPDDIVTQIVRDVRKVTSEPAVAEQMRTQGARVVVNSPDEFRGFLQKEVGKWSQVAQRGGIVAE